Proteins from a genomic interval of Pseudophryne corroboree isolate aPseCor3 chromosome 4, aPseCor3.hap2, whole genome shotgun sequence:
- the LOC134911657 gene encoding uncharacterized protein LOC134911657, which translates to MASRYPDRDTCFLKTMNADGADSKTDGSDEDYLPDSSELSSSNDSSGEETSFHRRQALEEAEASSTDGGLNRRTHHGVSVQVLTQKGDGSRTYNKKKNFCLWCERPYSKIVRHVEAVHRSEPVVARALSFDKNFRERSVQLNLIRHRGNFAHNIGVLREGSGVLLPCKQPAKAAAPQDFMHCAHCQGLFSRRHLWRHVKRCPLRKRGGHPKPGRTRVQSLCTYATPVTPGVGTGLWKLLSQMNYDDVVPVIKGDSCIMQFGQHLYNRLGSDVGKHEYIRQKLREVGRLLLHAMKVTPLRSMEDFIRPPNFFHVVHAIRSLAGYDDKTNTYRVPLLALKVGHSLQKISAMVECQALMEGSALTVESARSFRKLYEARWSELISTAALKTLREIKWNAPLLLPFTDDVKRLNLYLLDQQREYLDGLSAHPSAKQWSMLAKVTLTQLILFNRRREGEVSKMRLSSFESRHTADLQGDVAQALSEMEKALCHHFTRIEIPGKRGRKVPVLLSPCMQKAMELLTEKRAECGVTPDNFYMFARPAALSHFRGSDCIRLYARECGAKHPEALSSTRLRKHVATLSRVLNLSDTEMDQLADFLGHDIRVHRQYYRLPEGTLQLAKLSKLFVAL; encoded by the coding sequence atggcgtccagatacccggatcgtgacacttgttttcttaagacaatgaacgcggatggggcagacagtaaaacggatggcagtgatgaagactatctccccgactcatctgagttgagcagttcaaatgacagcagcggggaagagacatcttttcacagaagacaggcgctggaagaagccgaggcttcctccacagacggcggcctgaaccgacggacacatcacggcgtgtcagtccaggttcttacccaaaaaggggatggttccagaacatataacaagaagaaaaacttctgcctatggtgtgagaggccatattccaaaattgtgaggcacgtggaagccgtccaccgcagtgagccagtggtagcaagggcactgagctttgacaagaatttcagggaaaggtcagtgcagctgaacctaattcgccaccgggggaactttgcacataatatcggtgttctccgcgagggcagcggtgtcctactaccttgcaagcagccggccaaagcagcagctccccaagatttcatgcactgcgcacactgccaaggtctgttctccaggcgacacctgtggcgacatgtgaagaggtgccctctTCGAAAAAGGGGTGGCCACCCCAAACCTGGTAGAACTCGGGTCCAGTCCCTGTGCACTTATGCCACACCCGTTACGCCAGGTGTTGGCACCGGCCTGTGGAAGTTGTTGAgccaaatgaattatgatgatgtggtacctgtgatcaagggggacagctgcatcatgcagttcgggcagcacctctacaaccgactGGGGTCTGATGTCGGCAAGCACGAGTACATCCGCCAGAAGCTCCGAGAGGTGGGTCGTCTCCTGCTGCATGCGATGAAAGTCACTCCATTGCGGAGCATGGAAGATTTCATCCGCCCACCCAACTTTTTCCACGTGGTGCATGCCATCAGGAGCCTGGCTGGCTACGATGACAAGACCAACACCTATAGGGTCCCCTTGCTGGCCCTGAAGGTGGGCCACAGCTTGCAAAAGATTTCCGCCATGGTTGAGTGCCAGgcgctgatggagggcagtgccctgacagtggagagcgcacggagcttcaggaaactgtacgaggcgaggtggagtgagctcatctcaactgctgccctgaagaccctacgagagataaaatggaatgccccactcctcctacccttcactgacgacgtgaagcgattgaacctgtacctccttgaccagcagcgggagtacttggatgggttatctgcccacccttctgcaaagcagtggtcaatgctggccaaggtcaccctcacacagttgatcctcttcaaccgcaggagggaaggtgaggtgtcCAAGATGCGGCTATCCTCATTTGAATCACGGCACACAGCCGACCTGCAGGGTGACGTGGCCCAGGCCCTCTCGGAGATGGAGAAGGCTCTCTGTCACCACTTCACCCGTATTGAGATACCTGGTAAAAGAGGCAGGAAGGTTCCCGTCCTGTTATCCCCATGCATGCAGAAAGCCATGGAGCTCCTGACCGAGAAGAGGgcagagtgtggtgtcacccctgacaatttctacatgtttgccaggccagccgccttatcacacttcaggggatccgactgcattcgtctctatgcccgggagtgtggggccaagcatcccgaagcactgtcctccacccgcctccggaagcatgtagccaccctttccagggtcctcaacctaaGCGACACTGAGATGGACCAGCTAGCCGATTTCCTTGGACATGACATACGGGTGCATCGACAGTATTACCGTCTTCCAGAAGGTACCCTGCAGctggccaagttaagcaagctctttgtggccctgtag